GGACTCGAAGGAACATGGAAATTGATTCCTTTTGGCTTAGTTGCCTCCTTTATTTTATTCCTTAAGCTCCGAAAAATAAAAATATCGGATGATTTTAAAAAGAAGAAGGCCAGCAATGGTGATATATTGCCAACATTAAAATTGTACTTGCCTTTTTTCGCAGTTTTAATTGGCTTTACATTGTTTAGGGCAATTATGAAATCGGGATTAACAGCATTTTTACCCACCTTCTTTTATTCTGAAAAAGGAGAAAGTTTGTGGTTTGCAAATTCTGCTTTAGCAGTTTTTCAGCTAGCAGGTGCCGTAGGAACGGTTTTAGCAGGTAGTATTTCAGATAAAATTGGACGAAGAACAACATTGGTAACCATAAGCTTGATATCTCCTATTATGATGTTCTTGTTTATTAATACAGACGGTTGGCTTTCACTGATTTTTCTAGTGCTTATGGGCTTTTTTGTTTTTGCTCCTGGACCTGTACTAATCGCTTTAGTGCAAGATAGAGCGAAACAACTTCCCGTATTCATGAACAGCATTTACATGACTGTAAATTTTATTTCAGCTGCTTTAGCCGTCTTTTTTGCTGGAGTAATGGGCGATTGGCTTGGTCTCGAAAAAACATACCTGATTTCTTCTATTTTGGCGTTGGGAGCAATTCCTTTTGCTTTGCTGTTAAAAAAGAAATAGGCTTGTGATATGCTGCTTTCACTTTTTGTGTAGAATTTTATTGTTGATACGTCTTGAAATTTCATCTTAAAAAAGAAACACTTTATACTGATATTTTAAGTATCAGTATAAAGCGTCATTTTAAATCTCGTCGATCACGTTCTTGCTTGTGAAAGAACATGATCATATTTTAAGATCCAGTTCGGATAAATTTTTTAGTGTGATAATATTTAGGACGTGATATATTTTCCTTTTTTTATGAAAATATTTTTAAAATATTGAATATCCAAATGTTATTGTTAAAGCTTTATAATCGGCATTCCAATTTACATATTCATGAAGTAAATCCCGAGTAGTTAAATATCTTATTTCAAAACTATATTTATCCTTAAATTTATATCCCATTCCAAAGGCGATATTTCCGCTTGGTTTAATTTCGAGGGAATCATATGTTGAACCATTTTCTCTTGATAATACTATATATGAATCGCTATTAAAATCAAAAAGATACGATATATTTGCGAATATTTTTGAATTTTTATTTAGATGCATATAGTATCTAAATCCGACAGGTATTTCGATTGATTGATAATCGATATTTGCATAAAGAACTCCCCCAGAGACTTCGTTTGTTATTAGTTCCTTTTTTGATTTGTAACTTTGATA
This window of the Labilibaculum sp. DW002 genome carries:
- a CDS encoding MFS transporter, whose translation is MTNFSNDEHTLKSKPSSKEFQSGNVILIAASHMLHDIYSSFLASLRPLLIEKFGITLALASIWDLIMRVPWFLNPLIGIIAERTAPRYFIILTPAITAIAMSLLGVAPSFTIICILLFTMGISSAVFHVPAPTMVKRLSGNHTGRGMSYFMFGGELARTAGPLIITASVSYWGLEGTWKLIPFGLVASFILFLKLRKIKISDDFKKKKASNGDILPTLKLYLPFFAVLIGFTLFRAIMKSGLTAFLPTFFYSEKGESLWFANSALAVFQLAGAVGTVLAGSISDKIGRRTTLVTISLISPIMMFLFINTDGWLSLIFLVLMGFFVFAPGPVLIALVQDRAKQLPVFMNSIYMTVNFISAALAVFFAGVMGDWLGLEKTYLISSILALGAIPFALLLKKK